Proteins from a genomic interval of Maniola hyperantus chromosome 1, iAphHyp1.2, whole genome shotgun sequence:
- the LOC138402526 gene encoding uncharacterized protein: protein MGRPPRPVVLASIYMPIEDQIPPKELVELVIHCEDNDIDLIISVDSNAHHNLWGCKVNNKRGEQFVNYILTTNLTIINIGTEPTFVTSRYQTIIDITLASTRAADQVKNWRVSDEPSLSDHRRICYELDLMITPHVPRRNPRKTDRLKYKSLLTHQIGVNKPQDIDDIANIEENVNKLTKYIKTSYEQACPLKKNNIKQPSKNNWWGPDLERMRKKLRHLFNRAKNTKQEQDWDNYKEAQYQYNKCVREKEKASWHKFCTSIESNDTAARIRKILANDNTRTLGSLRKADGTYTKDDKEISETLIETHFPGCRIVDSTNWGSTLGHHPIEEDWDFANNIEGPTPFSQHFYNGENFN, encoded by the exons ATGGGGCGACCACCAAGACCGGTGGTTCTAGCATCAATATACATGCCCATCGAAGACCAAATACCACCAAAAGAACTGGTGGAACTTGTAATACACTGTGAGGATAACGACATCGATTTAATTATCTCTGTCGATAGCAACGCGCATCACAACCTATGGGGATGCAAAGTCAACAACAAACGTGGTGAGCAATTTGTGAACTATATACTAACCACTAACCTAACAATTATTAACATAGGCACCGAACCGACCTTCGTGACGAGTAGGTACCAAACCATAATTGATATAACCTTAGCGTCAACCAGAGCCGCAGATCAGGTAAAAAACTGGCGAGTCAGTGACGAGCCTTCACTATCTGACCACAGGCGGATATGCTACGAGCTAGATCTCATGATAACTCCACACGTACCAAGGAGAAACCCAAGAAAAACCGACAGATTAAAATACAAAAGCCTGCTGACACATCAGATAGGCGTAAATAAACCACAAGACATCGATGATATCGCCAACATCGAAGAAAACGTAAATAAACTAACGAAATATATTAAGACAAGCTATGAACAAGCTTGTCccctaaagaaaaacaacataaagCAACCATCGAAAAACAACTGGTGGGGTCCTGATCTGGAAAGAATGAGGAAAAAACTCAGACATCTTTTCAACAGAGCCAAAAACACCAAGCAAGAACAAGATTGGGACAACTATAAGGAAGCCCAATACCAATACAATAAATGCGTCAGGGAAAAGGAAAAAGCTTCCTGGCATAAGTTCTGCACAAGCATAGAATCAAACGATACTGCTGCTCGCATACGCAAGATTCTAGCAAACGACAACACCCGCACACTCGGCTCACTGAGGAAAGCGGACGGAACATACACCAAGGACGACAAAGAGATAAGCGAAACGCTCATCGAAACACACTTCCCTGGCTGTAGAATAGTAGATTCAACAAACTGGGGAAGCACCCTTGGTCACCATCCAATAGAAGAGGATTGGGACTTTGCCAACAACATA GAGGGACCGACACCATTTTCCCAGCACTTTTACAATGGGGAAAACTTCAACTGA
- the LOC138402321 gene encoding uncharacterized protein translates to MADSIKHNSLLVGSGSEPKSHPGTQASSTDGTQGPGCPTVSGGGNDPHLKPTTSANPILDMSALAAAIPAPASASAWTLVAPKKKKKGKRTDRRTRQQMDTHKDGQTDTGNNRPTDTRKVEGGKRKEPDCPTAGAGDSAGGSKGRNEGRPPLSGGRPLVDTRATPSYFAGGHASGQVSASDRNPHASGESSTTTGGAGQTVVMDRGNDGGHTDPKGNPTRTRGATGPDGSNTARPPTTTTTTTTTTTTKPDRDNMQEAPHPPNKRAHPRFRKRNRGTTQPDTQNNPGPSSSQPNNKRNRLDDTISPRGEYKRPRTDHRPHRDAKDNYAKAVQSHLSVAVTTTPRTDLTQAEANTIQGLIQKAIFAACIEPLAPGQTRYAPAFEGKAFLSEGVLKMWCHDDQALNWLKNVVPNLTSPKSGTKLTVIQQTEIPIRVRSGLYVPGYDGEIGQLHQVLSHQNPWYKVSQWVLFSYSRTTSSPPGVFLILGIPNEELPTILERGRKVAYSTGTIYIRFFTDEGLSDVPPGHNLEPENREEPDVGGDMDVDELTSQLPATPEPSVSTVLDRIEEMLADPRTNLIRPREKKATQDAPEETAPAEQPPAQRATEK, encoded by the coding sequence ATGGCGGACTCGATAAAACATAATAGTCTCCTGGTGGGTAGCGGCTCAGAGCCCAAATCCCACCCTGGCACCCAGGCGTCGTCCACGGACGGCACCCAGGGCCCAGGCTGCCCCACCGTATCAGGAGGGGGCAACGACCCGCACCTTAAACCAACGACCTCAGCAAACCCCATATTGGACATGTCCGCCCTAGCCGCAGCGATCCCGGCACCTGCCAGCGCAAGTGCATGGACGCTTGTGGCtccaaaaaagaagaaaaagggaaaaaggacagaccgacggacgagACAACAAATGGACACACAcaaggacggacagacggacacaggAAATAACCGACCGACTGACACTAGGAAGGTCGAAGGCGGGAAGCGGAAAGAACCCGACTGCCCAACCGCGGGTGCCGGCGACTCGGCCGGGGGAAGCAAGGGAAGAAACGAAGGGCGGCCCCCGCTAAGTGGAGGACGTCCTCTCGTGGACACCCGCGCAACCCCTAGCTATTTCGCCGGCGGACATGCGAGCGGGCAGGTATCGGCCTCTGACCGCAACCCACATGCCTCGGGAGAGTCGAGCACCACCACCGGCGGGGCTGGGCAAACCGTGGTCATGGACAGGGGGAACGATGGCGGTCACACTGACCCCAAAGGGAACCCAACCCGGACGCGGGGCGCAACGGGCCCCGACGGTTCCAACACCGCTCGACCCCCAACGACAACaacgacaacaacaacaacaacaacaaccaaaCCAGACAGAGACAACATGCAGGAAGCCCCCCACCCACCTAACAAGCGGGCTCACCCCCGCTTTAGGAAGAGGAACAGGGGAACGACACAACCAGACACACAGAACAACCCCGGACCGTCGTCAAGTCAACCTAACAACAAAAGGAACAGACTTGACGACACAATATCACCCAGGGGGGAATATAAACGTCCACGAACAGACCACAGACCACACCGAGACGCGAAGGACAACTACGCGAAAGCCGTCCAATCGCACTTGAGTGTGGCTGTGACAACTACCCCTAGAACTGACCTAACCCAAGCTGAGGCGAACACCATACAGGGTCTGATACAGAAGGCGATTTTCGCGGCCTGTATCGAACCCTTGGCGCCAGGCCAAACCCGATACGCCCCGGCGTTTGAAGGTAAAGCCTTCCTCAGCGAGGGTGTTCTAAAAATGTGGTGCCACGACGACCAAGCGCTTAACTGGCTCAAGAACGTGGTACCAAATTTGACATCACCCAAGAGCGGAACAAAACTCACTGTGATACAACAGACCGAAATACCAATTAGGGTAAGGTCGGGGCTATACGTCCCGGGCTACGACGGGGAGATAGGCCAACTACATCAAGTCCTATCTCACCAAAACCCGTGGTACAAGGTGTCACAGTGGGTTTTGTTCAGCTACTCACGAACAACTAGCAGCCCTCCTGGGGTGTTCCTAATATTAGGAATCCCCAACGAGGAGCTACCAACGATCCTGGAGCGCGGCAGGAAGGTCGCCTACTCCACGGGCACTATCTACATCAGGTTCTTCACGGATGAAGGACTAAGTGATGTACCGCCCGGGCATAACTTAGAGCCTGAAAACCGAGAGGAGCCTGATGTGGGTGGTGACATGGATGTGGATGAACTAACCAGTCAGCTCCCTGCAACACCTGAGCCCTCCGTGAGCACAGTCCTCGACAGAATCGAGGAAATGCTAGCGGACCCCCGGACGAACCTTATACGACCCCGGGAGAAAAAGGCGACACAAGACGCTCCAGAGGAAACTGCCCCTGCCGAACAACCCCCGGCACAGAGGGCGACGGAGAAATGA